From Pseudomonas fluorescens, one genomic window encodes:
- a CDS encoding CYTH domain-containing protein codes for MHKETEIKLRVSRETLAALREHPLLKKRNKSGWESRELMNQYFDTPERELAHAKVALRLRRDGDEVIQTLKTRGQSVAGLSERNEFNWDLPKAKLDVKKLDGECWPEALAELDKKTLKPIFTTDFVRERAEIAWGRGKAKVVIEAALDLGHVVVGKQKEEICELELELREGEPAALLELAAELAEKLALMPCDISKAERGYRLYDANSYSLSLPAPELSFEMPLDDAFAALCWHLLGSSQRLAEQYRFNGHWRLLQDWVECLAELRALIGSLGQAAPRQSTHDLRAALDALLEDWRPLVQAGLDDEDVRKVAPEQFLEELEDPRWGQFSLNASRWLLARSWTADRNTRGNRQGAAQLGNWLPRLLAEEATSLQLQRYQQQPEDLAEQLPRIERIQAWLHHARAVLDVAEMDRLYGELNKLAQLANESITDEVLDARKQQAIAVYQNRAWKTLLRM; via the coding sequence TCGACACCCCGGAGCGCGAACTGGCCCACGCCAAGGTCGCCCTGCGCCTGCGCCGCGACGGCGACGAAGTGATCCAGACCCTCAAGACCCGTGGCCAGAGCGTCGCCGGCCTGTCCGAGCGCAATGAATTCAACTGGGACCTGCCCAAGGCCAAGCTCGACGTCAAAAAACTCGACGGTGAATGCTGGCCTGAAGCGCTGGCTGAGCTGGACAAAAAAACCCTTAAGCCCATTTTCACCACCGACTTCGTGCGCGAGCGCGCCGAAATCGCCTGGGGCCGCGGCAAGGCCAAGGTGGTGATCGAGGCCGCACTGGACCTGGGCCACGTCGTGGTCGGCAAGCAGAAAGAAGAAATCTGCGAGCTGGAACTGGAACTGCGCGAAGGCGAGCCGGCAGCCTTGCTGGAACTGGCCGCCGAGCTGGCCGAGAAACTGGCGCTGATGCCGTGCGACATCAGCAAGGCGGAACGTGGCTATCGCCTGTACGACGCCAACAGCTACTCGCTGAGCCTGCCGGCCCCCGAGCTGAGCTTCGAAATGCCGCTGGACGATGCATTCGCAGCCCTGTGCTGGCACTTGCTGGGCAGCAGCCAGCGTCTGGCCGAGCAGTACCGCTTCAACGGCCACTGGCGCCTGCTGCAGGACTGGGTCGAGTGCCTGGCCGAACTGCGCGCACTGATTGGTAGCCTCGGCCAAGCCGCGCCACGCCAGTCGACCCACGACCTGCGTGCGGCACTCGACGCCCTGCTCGAAGACTGGCGTCCACTGGTCCAGGCCGGTCTGGACGACGAAGACGTACGCAAGGTGGCACCCGAGCAATTCCTCGAAGAACTCGAAGACCCACGCTGGGGCCAGTTCTCGCTGAACGCGTCACGCTGGTTGCTGGCTCGCAGCTGGACCGCCGACCGCAACACCCGGGGCAATCGCCAGGGCGCTGCGCAGTTGGGGAACTGGTTGCCACGCCTGTTGGCTGAAGAAGCCACCTCGCTGCAATTGCAACGCTACCAGCAGCAGCCGGAAGACCTCGCCGAGCAGTTGCCGCGCATCGAACGTATCCAGGCCTGGCTGCACCACGCCCGCGCCGTGCTGGACGTGGCGGAAATGGATCGCCTGTATGGCGAGCTGAACAAACTGGCGCAACTGGCCAACGAGTCGATCACCGACGAAGTGCTCGACGCCCGCAAGCAGCAGGCGATTGCGGTGTATCAGAACCGCGCGTGGAAGACCTTGCTGCGTATGTAA
- a CDS encoding Lrp/AsnC family transcriptional regulator — protein MRSELDAYDRRILALLQEDASLSSAQIADQVGLSQSPCWRRIQRMREEGVIRGQVTLLDRKKIGLNTQIFAEVKLNAHGRSNFTEFTEAIRGFPEVLECYVLMGAVDFLLRIVTADIEAYERFFFEKLSMVPGIQEVNSIVALSEIKSTTCLPV, from the coding sequence ATGCGCAGCGAGCTGGACGCTTACGATCGCCGTATTCTGGCGTTGCTGCAGGAGGACGCTTCACTGTCCAGCGCGCAGATCGCCGATCAGGTCGGGTTATCCCAGTCGCCGTGCTGGCGCCGGATCCAGCGAATGCGTGAGGAGGGGGTGATTCGTGGTCAGGTGACCTTGCTCGACCGCAAGAAAATCGGCCTCAACACGCAGATATTCGCCGAGGTCAAACTGAACGCCCACGGCCGTTCGAACTTCACCGAATTCACCGAGGCGATTCGCGGTTTTCCTGAAGTGCTGGAGTGTTATGTGCTGATGGGCGCGGTGGATTTTCTGCTGCGGATCGTCACGGCGGACATCGAAGCCTACGAGCGCTTCTTCTTCGAGAAACTGTCGATGGTGCCGGGGATCCAGGAAGTGAACTCGATTGTGGCGTTGTCGGAGATCAAGTCGACCACCTGTTTGCCGGTTTGA
- a CDS encoding GspE/PulE family protein — protein sequence MSSQLATPDRWLDLNELLRALIAQGFLSQEAAEQTLSARRDPANSQLHPLEFLASQQLADRHRPGQHLDLESLTLWLAQQAGQPYMRIDPLNINVARVTPLMSYAFAQRHKILAVAIDRHAVTVASAQPYVRGWEADLAHVLQLPIKRVLANPADIQRYSVEFYRLAKSVSGASLADHAATVGGNFEQLLNLGASDQEPDANDAHIVNIVDWLFQYAFQQRASDIHIEPRREQGTVRFRIDGVLHVVYQFPPQVSAAIVSRLKSLGRMNVAEKRKPQDGRVKTRTPEGGEVELRLSTLPTAFGEKLVMRIFDPQVLLKDFNQLGFSADDLRRWEDMTRQPNGIILVTGPTGSGKTTTLYSTLKQLATTQVNLCTIEDPIEMIEPAFTQMQVQHSIELGFASGVRALMRQDPDIIMIGEIRDLETAEMAIQAALTGHLVLSTLHTNDAPSAISRLLELGIPHYLIKATLLGVMAQRLVRTLCPHCKVPLALSDSDWRSLTHPRPLAPPTNAHRATGCLECRNTGYRGRAGVYEIMQLSERLKAMLNPAVDIQTIRYQALKDGMCSLREAGAEKVAKGLTSIDEVLRVTPHPERK from the coding sequence ATGTCCTCTCAACTCGCTACCCCGGATCGCTGGCTGGATCTCAACGAACTGCTGCGCGCCTTGATCGCTCAAGGGTTCCTCAGCCAAGAGGCGGCCGAACAGACGCTCAGCGCCCGACGCGACCCAGCCAACAGCCAATTACACCCACTGGAGTTTCTTGCCAGCCAGCAACTTGCCGACCGCCACCGACCGGGCCAACACCTGGATCTGGAAAGCCTGACCCTGTGGCTGGCGCAACAGGCCGGCCAGCCCTACATGCGCATCGACCCGCTAAACATCAATGTCGCCCGGGTCACTCCGCTGATGTCCTATGCCTTCGCCCAGCGCCACAAAATCCTCGCCGTGGCGATCGATCGCCACGCAGTGACCGTCGCCAGCGCACAGCCTTACGTTCGCGGCTGGGAAGCCGACCTGGCCCATGTGCTGCAACTGCCGATCAAGCGCGTGCTGGCCAATCCGGCCGACATTCAGCGCTACAGCGTCGAGTTCTATCGCTTGGCCAAGTCAGTCAGCGGTGCCAGCCTGGCGGATCATGCAGCGACCGTCGGGGGCAACTTCGAGCAGTTGCTCAACCTTGGCGCCAGCGACCAGGAGCCCGACGCCAATGACGCGCACATCGTCAACATCGTCGACTGGCTGTTCCAGTACGCCTTCCAGCAGCGTGCCAGTGATATCCACATCGAGCCCAGGCGCGAACAGGGCACCGTACGATTTCGCATCGACGGCGTGTTGCACGTGGTCTATCAATTTCCGCCTCAGGTCAGCGCGGCGATTGTCAGTCGCCTGAAAAGCCTGGGGCGGATGAACGTTGCCGAAAAGCGCAAACCCCAGGACGGCCGCGTCAAGACCAGGACTCCGGAAGGCGGCGAAGTGGAGCTGCGTTTGTCGACCCTGCCCACCGCGTTCGGGGAGAAGCTGGTCATGCGCATTTTTGATCCGCAGGTACTGCTCAAGGACTTCAATCAACTGGGATTTTCCGCCGACGATCTACGTCGCTGGGAAGACATGACGCGCCAGCCCAACGGCATCATTCTGGTCACCGGCCCGACGGGATCGGGCAAGACCACTACCCTCTACAGCACCCTGAAACAACTCGCGACGACCCAGGTCAATCTGTGCACCATCGAAGACCCGATCGAGATGATCGAACCGGCATTCACGCAAATGCAGGTCCAGCACAGTATCGAGCTGGGCTTTGCCAGCGGAGTGCGCGCGCTGATGCGCCAGGACCCGGACATCATCATGATCGGTGAAATCCGTGACCTCGAAACCGCCGAGATGGCCATTCAGGCAGCGCTTACCGGGCACCTGGTGCTGTCGACCCTGCATACCAACGATGCGCCCAGTGCCATCAGCCGTTTACTGGAATTGGGCATCCCGCACTATCTGATCAAGGCGACCCTGCTCGGGGTCATGGCCCAGCGTCTGGTGCGCACCCTGTGCCCACACTGCAAGGTGCCACTGGCATTGTCCGACAGTGACTGGCGCAGCCTGACTCACCCAAGACCGCTGGCTCCGCCCACCAACGCACATCGCGCCACGGGTTGTCTGGAGTGCCGCAACACGGGTTACCGCGGCCGTGCAGGTGTCTACGAAATCATGCAACTGAGCGAGCGCCTCAAAGCCATGCTCAACCCGGCTGTCGATATCCAGACCATCCGTTACCAGGCGCTCAAGGACGGCATGTGCAGCCTGCGCGAGGCCGGCGCGGAAAAAGTCGCCAAAGGCCTGACCAGCATCGACGAAGTCCTGCGGGTGACGCCACATCCTGAACGGAAGTAA